In a genomic window of Candidatus Competibacteraceae bacterium:
- a CDS encoding cytochrome c biogenesis protein ResB — protein sequence MNAITSDGVPSRRTLKWVLLEFLGSMNLAITLLVVIAVASAIGTVLQQNQPYSNYVLKFGPFWFEVFRGLGLYDVYGTNWFLGILAFLILSTAVCLYRQVPGMLREMLRFRTQVQLHSLRGFHQQAEWTLPGRDSEKALAAVTAVFRTFGYRWRVQSYADHQVVAAMKGRYNRLGYLFTHAAVVVIGIGGLLDGNLWLKLKEWNGQLAIERRDLAARDIPPASRLQPGAVPAFRGNVMLPEGSAANFVFLRLRDGYLLQELPFAIELKDFQIAYYDTGQPKSFVSRVSIHDEEHLGSQPLEATIQVNHPLTYRGYAIYQSDFGDGGSKLALRAWPLAAARSQPVELKGEVGGTLKLDGPDGPLTLEFDDFRLFNLLPEPDAKPGDRKFRNFGPSVGFKVRNAAGEAWEYFNYMVPAQLEGRWFYISGMRARPGDPFTYLHIPMDANNSPERFLKFNARLRDAGGLRALLERSAGAPAGNADFQRDLNLVRANLVGLFAEGGFSAVTERAKVVVPAERLREATTLYLNLLRDTLAEVYLDVLREAGVAVESGIDGREEAFFNDAISALAALPSYRAPLYLQLASFQQVEASGLQISHSAGAPVVYGGFALLIAGIFIMFYTSHRRLWAWLAVEDGATRLLLAGTGNRRQADFARDFAELRRRVAARLDQLAQPAPAAS from the coding sequence GTGAACGCAATCACTTCCGACGGTGTCCCTTCGCGGCGTACCCTGAAATGGGTGTTGCTGGAATTCTTAGGTTCGATGAATCTGGCCATCACCTTGCTGGTGGTGATCGCCGTAGCGTCAGCCATTGGTACGGTCCTCCAGCAAAATCAGCCCTACTCGAACTACGTGCTCAAGTTCGGACCCTTCTGGTTTGAGGTGTTTCGTGGGTTGGGGCTTTACGACGTGTACGGGACGAACTGGTTTCTGGGCATTCTCGCCTTCCTGATTTTGTCTACGGCCGTTTGTCTGTACCGGCAGGTCCCCGGCATGTTGCGGGAAATGCTGCGGTTTCGCACCCAGGTTCAGCTCCATTCCCTGCGGGGGTTTCACCAGCAAGCTGAATGGACGCTGCCCGGTCGGGACTCAGAAAAAGCGTTGGCGGCGGTCACCGCCGTTTTTCGGACCTTCGGCTATCGTTGGCGCGTGCAGTCCTATGCCGACCATCAGGTCGTGGCGGCCATGAAGGGTCGCTACAACCGCTTGGGCTACCTGTTCACCCACGCCGCGGTGGTGGTGATCGGCATCGGGGGCTTGCTGGATGGCAACCTGTGGCTGAAGCTCAAGGAATGGAACGGCCAGCTCGCGATCGAACGCCGCGATCTGGCGGCGCGCGATATCCCGCCGGCCAGCCGGCTCCAACCGGGAGCGGTGCCCGCGTTTCGGGGTAATGTGATGCTGCCGGAAGGCTCGGCCGCCAATTTCGTGTTTCTACGCCTGCGCGATGGCTATCTGTTGCAAGAGCTGCCGTTCGCCATCGAGCTGAAGGATTTTCAGATCGCCTACTACGATACCGGCCAACCCAAATCCTTCGTCAGCCGGGTGAGCATCCACGATGAGGAGCATTTGGGCAGCCAGCCTTTGGAGGCGACCATTCAGGTCAACCATCCGCTGACCTATCGTGGTTATGCCATCTATCAATCGGATTTCGGCGATGGCGGCTCCAAGCTGGCGTTGCGCGCTTGGCCGCTGGCCGCCGCCCGATCGCAGCCGGTCGAGCTGAAAGGCGAGGTCGGGGGTACGCTCAAGCTGGACGGACCCGACGGACCCCTCACGCTGGAATTCGACGACTTTCGACTGTTCAACCTGCTGCCGGAGCCCGACGCCAAGCCCGGCGACCGCAAGTTCCGCAACTTTGGTCCCAGCGTGGGATTCAAGGTCCGCAACGCCGCCGGCGAAGCGTGGGAGTATTTCAATTATATGGTGCCCGCTCAGCTGGAGGGTCGCTGGTTCTACATCAGCGGGATGCGCGCCCGGCCGGGCGACCCCTTCACCTATCTGCACATCCCGATGGACGCCAACAATAGCCCCGAGCGCTTCTTGAAATTCAACGCCCGCTTGCGCGATGCGGGCGGGTTGCGCGCGTTGCTGGAACGCTCGGCCGGCGCCCCCGCCGGGAATGCCGACTTCCAGCGCGATCTCAACTTGGTGCGAGCGAATCTGGTCGGTTTGTTCGCCGAGGGCGGATTCAGCGCCGTGACGGAACGGGCTAAGGTCGTGGTGCCGGCCGAGCGGTTGCGGGAGGCTACAACGCTCTATCTCAACCTCCTGCGCGATACGCTGGCGGAGGTTTACCTGGACGTTTTGCGCGAGGCGGGCGTGGCGGTAGAGTCGGGCATCGACGGACGGGAAGAGGCGTTTTTCAACGACGCCATCTCCGCGTTAGCGGCGCTACCGAGTTACAGAGCGCCGCTTTATCTGCAACTCGCCAGCTTTCAGCAAGTGGAGGCATCGGGGTTACAAATAAGTCATAGCGCGGGCGCTCCGGTGGTCTATGGGGGGTTTGCCTTGCTGATCGCTGGTATCTTTATCATGTTTTATACTTCTCACCGACGGCTGTGGGCGTGGCTGGCCGTGGAGGATGGCGCGACCCGCTTGTTGCTGGCGGGTACCGGCAACCGCCGTCAAGCCGATTTCGCGCGCGATTTTGCTGAGTTGAGAAGGCGAGTAGCCGCTCGACTCGATCAACTTGCGCAGCCGGCGCCGGCTGCGAGTTAA
- a CDS encoding cytochrome c4: protein MKKYVVIAATCALLGSATAALAAGDAAAGKAKSATCAACHNADGNSTIAQYPKLAGQSADYLLKQLQDYKSGTRANPIMLGMVAPLSPQDMEDLAAYFASQQIVRAAADPKLAPQGEALFRGGNLNSGVSACAACHGTVGAGNPAAKFPAIAGQHAEYLELQLKAFRAVERSNDAGQMMRAIAAKMTDPEIKAVASYVQGLQ, encoded by the coding sequence ATGAAAAAATATGTTGTGATCGCCGCGACGTGCGCCCTGCTCGGTTCCGCGACCGCCGCGCTGGCCGCCGGCGATGCCGCCGCGGGCAAGGCTAAGTCCGCAACCTGCGCGGCGTGTCATAATGCGGACGGCAACAGTACCATCGCCCAATATCCCAAGCTGGCCGGACAGAGCGCCGATTATCTGCTCAAGCAGTTGCAGGATTATAAGAGCGGCACGCGCGCCAATCCGATCATGCTCGGCATGGTCGCGCCGCTGAGCCCGCAAGACATGGAAGATCTGGCCGCCTATTTCGCTTCACAGCAGATCGTCCGCGCCGCGGCCGATCCGAAGCTGGCCCCTCAAGGCGAGGCCCTGTTCCGGGGCGGCAATCTGAACAGCGGCGTTTCGGCCTGCGCGGCTTGCCACGGCACCGTCGGCGCCGGCAACCCCGCCGCCAAATTCCCCGCGATCGCCGGCCAACATGCCGAGTACCTCGAACTTCAGCTCAAGGCGTTCCGCGCCGTGGAGCGGTCTAACGATGCTGGCCAGATGATGCGCGCCATCGCCGCCAAGATGACCGATCCAGAAATCAAGGCGGTTGCGTCTTACGTACAAGGTTTGCAATGA
- a CDS encoding YihA family ribosome biogenesis GTP-binding protein: protein MRNPSDPSSISSSSAAAHRYRAARFSNSVNAFSQLPPDTGREVAFAGRSNAGKSSALNLLTGQRALARTSKTPGRTQLLNFFLVEPQRFLVDLPGYGYARVPEPIRQHWRVLVERYLRERASLQGLLLLMDVRHPLTELDRQLLDCCAARHLSAHVLLTKADKLSRGRAALALRQVRGMLGADFPGVTAQLFSALSGAGVAEACARLDQWLDF from the coding sequence ATGAGAAACCCCAGCGATCCTAGCTCTATTTCATCCAGTTCCGCCGCCGCCCATCGCTACCGCGCCGCGCGTTTCTCGAACAGTGTCAACGCCTTTTCCCAGTTACCCCCCGATACCGGCCGAGAAGTCGCTTTCGCCGGCCGCTCCAATGCCGGTAAATCCAGCGCGCTCAACCTGCTGACCGGGCAACGCGCGCTGGCGCGGACCAGCAAAACTCCCGGCCGCACCCAGCTGCTGAACTTTTTTCTGGTGGAACCGCAGCGTTTTCTCGTGGATCTGCCCGGTTACGGCTACGCCCGCGTACCCGAGCCGATCCGCCAACACTGGCGCGTCCTGGTGGAGCGGTATTTACGCGAACGCGCGTCCTTGCAGGGCCTGCTGCTCTTGATGGACGTCCGCCACCCGCTGACCGAACTGGACCGGCAACTGTTGGACTGCTGCGCGGCACGCCATTTGTCGGCCCATGTACTACTCACCAAAGCCGACAAGCTAAGCCGCGGTCGAGCGGCGCTCGCGCTGCGACAAGTGCGAGGAATGTTGGGGGCTGATTTCCCGGGGGTCACCGCGCAGCTGTTTTCAGCACTGAGCGGCGCGGGCGTTGCGGAAGCCTGTGCCCGCCTGGATCAATGGCTGGATTTTTGA